From a single Candidatus Cetobacterium colombiensis genomic region:
- a CDS encoding MFS transporter, with amino-acid sequence MFYSSYEKNKFLITIEGMSANMLSLGIQGFALTALALYFKCEPFWISLITTLPLGLQLLQIFLGKYYSLFKTKKKALLFSAAAARIPMCFLFFIVLFDKIDYRYLVGIVFVYSFFSAFLSGIWTSSVGDIIKKEDRGRFFSKRFTLISISTIAFSYIVSNALNYRPGKTSILILTLIIAISAITTLILLYFHDIPNFQEDKKEFSIAKPLKDPNFFNFLTFIAMWNFSIEFTKPYFYYFAVVDLNAPYSILGLSSSLTAILSIGAFFVYGKLVERIGYKKLLSFGIGVTSYVVVFYFLMTKETVNSLIMLDAIGTAIGWSAINLSLFSLLLELSSPDRDSYTAAYSLAVGVLGLTGALLGGYLANFLNGKTILIFGDSYAGLKLMFFISLFLRFYCMLLLTKVRAYQKNLYYPGLYPSLIYLLRNKR; translated from the coding sequence ATGTTCTACAGTTCTTACGAAAAAAATAAATTTCTTATTACAATAGAAGGTATGAGCGCTAATATGCTTTCTTTAGGAATCCAAGGTTTCGCTTTAACAGCTTTAGCTTTATACTTTAAATGTGAACCATTTTGGATTTCCCTTATAACAACATTACCTTTAGGACTTCAACTACTACAAATTTTCTTAGGAAAATATTACTCTCTTTTTAAAACTAAGAAAAAAGCTTTACTTTTCAGTGCTGCAGCTGCAAGAATTCCAATGTGCTTTTTATTTTTTATTGTTCTTTTTGATAAGATAGATTATAGATATTTAGTTGGAATAGTATTTGTTTACTCTTTTTTTTCCGCTTTTCTAAGTGGAATTTGGACAAGCTCAGTTGGAGATATTATAAAAAAAGAAGATAGAGGACGTTTTTTTTCCAAGCGTTTTACTCTTATCTCAATTTCAACTATTGCCTTTTCTTATATTGTTTCAAATGCATTAAATTATAGGCCTGGTAAAACTAGTATTCTTATTTTAACCCTTATAATAGCTATATCTGCTATAACCACTTTGATTTTACTTTATTTTCATGACATTCCAAATTTTCAAGAAGACAAAAAAGAATTTTCTATTGCAAAACCACTAAAAGATCCCAATTTTTTTAATTTTTTAACATTTATTGCTATGTGGAATTTTTCCATTGAATTTACAAAACCATATTTTTACTATTTTGCAGTTGTTGATTTAAATGCTCCTTATAGTATTTTAGGACTTTCTTCTTCTTTAACTGCTATTTTATCAATTGGAGCATTCTTTGTATATGGAAAACTAGTAGAGAGAATCGGTTATAAAAAATTACTTTCCTTTGGAATTGGTGTTACTAGTTATGTTGTTGTATTTTATTTTTTAATGACAAAAGAAACTGTTAATAGCTTAATTATGTTAGATGCTATCGGAACTGCTATTGGCTGGTCTGCTATAAATTTATCTTTATTTAGTTTGCTTTTAGAGCTTTCTTCTCCTGATAGAGATTCATATACTGCCGCATATTCCTTGGCAGTGGGTGTTTTAGGATTAACTGGTGCACTTTTAGGTGGATATTTAGCTAATTTTTTAAATGGAAAAACAATTTTAATATTCGGTGACAGTTATGCAGGATTAAAACTTATGTTTTTTATTAGTTTATTTTTAAGATTTTATTGTATGCTACTTTTAACCAAGGTTCGAGCTTATCAAAAAAATCTTTATTATCCTGGATTATATCCTTCTCTTATTTATTTATTAAGAAATAAACGTTAA
- the gltS gene encoding sodium/glutamate symporter gives MTIELSTIQTIAMAVIVLYIGKFFNNTFKFLKENCIPESVTGGTVFSILTFIGYKTGMFNFIFEDSLRSIFMIAFFTTVGYSASLKLLKKAGMPVFMFLLASVALAISQNILGVGLAQILNLNPLIGLATGSMSTTGGPGTAGAFAPILESYGAEGATVVAMATATYALIMGSLISGPVANRLIKKHNLLEKRNQNESYDADESKKTPLDPKHVSTASFQIIMAMGIGSLISNFLSQAGIVLPSYIGAMFAAAVIRNISDFTGAYEVHLDIINIIGGFTLTIFLSMTLMSFKLWELQGLALPLIIMLVAQTVLIGAFAYFITFRLTGKDYDAVVMTSGHCGCGFGTTPKALANMEALTAKYFPSPKAFFVIPIVGGLFIDFFNAGIITLFMNILH, from the coding sequence ATGACAATTGAATTATCGACAATTCAAACTATAGCAATGGCAGTTATTGTACTGTATATAGGAAAATTTTTTAACAACACTTTTAAATTTTTAAAAGAAAATTGTATTCCAGAATCTGTAACCGGAGGAACAGTTTTTTCTATACTAACATTTATTGGATATAAAACAGGAATGTTTAATTTTATATTTGAAGATTCTTTAAGAAGCATATTTATGATTGCATTTTTTACTACAGTTGGATATTCAGCTAGTTTAAAATTATTGAAAAAAGCTGGAATGCCAGTGTTTATGTTTTTATTAGCTTCAGTGGCCTTAGCTATATCACAAAATATTTTAGGAGTTGGATTAGCCCAAATTTTAAATTTAAATCCTTTGATAGGATTAGCAACAGGATCAATGTCAACAACAGGTGGGCCAGGAACAGCAGGGGCTTTTGCTCCTATATTAGAAAGTTATGGTGCTGAAGGGGCAACTGTAGTAGCGATGGCTACAGCAACATATGCACTAATTATGGGAAGTTTAATATCTGGACCTGTGGCAAATAGATTGATAAAAAAACATAATCTTTTAGAAAAAAGAAATCAAAATGAATCCTATGATGCTGATGAAAGTAAAAAGACACCACTAGATCCAAAACATGTTTCTACAGCTTCATTTCAAATAATAATGGCTATGGGTATAGGAAGTTTAATATCGAATTTTTTATCTCAAGCAGGTATTGTTTTACCATCTTATATAGGTGCAATGTTTGCAGCGGCAGTAATAAGAAACATATCTGATTTTACAGGAGCATATGAAGTGCATTTAGATATAATAAATATAATAGGTGGATTTACATTGACAATTTTTCTATCAATGACACTGATGAGCTTTAAACTCTGGGAATTGCAAGGATTAGCACTGCCATTAATAATTATGTTAGTTGCTCAAACTGTTTTAATAGGTGCATTTGCATATTTTATAACATTTAGGTTAACAGGTAAGGACTATGATGCGGTTGTTATGACTAGTGGTCACTGTGGATGTGGATTTGGAACAACACCAAAAGCATTAGCTAATATGGAAGCTTTAACAGCTAAATATTTTCCTTCACCAAAAGCATTTTTCGTTATTCCAATAGTAGGAGGTCTTTTTATAGACTTCTTCAATGCAGGAATAATTACTTTATTTATGAATATTTTACACTAA
- a CDS encoding nucleoside hydrolase, which yields MKKKSIIIDCDPGCDDTIALLLAFGNEVLDIKGVTVSAGNVHINNTTENTRKLVGAFKPEIKIAKGCEKPLFKEIVTAPEVHGESGIGCVVLPENHKKIEELNAVEFLAKTLKESDEKIDIVITGPMTNLAVFLMTYPELKCKINKFIIMGGSSIGGNVTPSAEFNIYVDPEAADIIFKSGIDIVLCPLDVTMKAYVTEKELEEIKSIGGLAAEVAHGAIKTALDFYKEFYNRNEVPMHDPCTIAYLLKPEIFAGEKVFLGVELKGELTYGETIIDYRDKFGKEKNAFVLNEINREQFIELLKAAIKTIS from the coding sequence ATGAAAAAGAAATCAATAATAATAGATTGCGACCCAGGTTGTGACGATACTATAGCTTTATTATTAGCTTTTGGAAATGAAGTTTTAGATATAAAAGGAGTAACGGTTTCAGCAGGAAATGTACATATAAATAATACAACTGAAAATACAAGAAAATTAGTGGGGGCGTTTAAGCCAGAAATAAAAATAGCTAAAGGTTGTGAAAAACCTCTTTTTAAAGAGATTGTAACGGCTCCTGAAGTACATGGAGAAAGTGGAATCGGTTGTGTTGTATTGCCAGAAAATCATAAAAAGATAGAAGAGTTAAATGCAGTGGAGTTTTTAGCAAAAACTTTAAAGGAGTCAGATGAGAAAATAGATATTGTTATAACAGGACCAATGACTAACTTAGCAGTTTTCTTAATGACATATCCAGAATTAAAATGTAAAATAAATAAATTTATAATAATGGGGGGTTCATCTATCGGAGGAAATGTAACTCCTTCAGCAGAGTTTAATATATATGTTGACCCAGAAGCTGCAGATATTATTTTTAAGTCTGGTATAGATATAGTATTATGTCCTTTAGATGTAACAATGAAAGCTTATGTAACTGAAAAGGAGTTAGAAGAGATAAAATCTATTGGTGGATTAGCAGCAGAGGTTGCTCATGGAGCAATAAAAACTGCCCTTGATTTTTATAAGGAGTTCTATAATAGAAACGAAGTTCCGATGCATGATCCATGTACTATAGCTTATCTTTTAAAGCCTGAAATATTTGCAGGGGAAAAAGTTTTCTTAGGAGTGGAGTTAAAAGGAGAACTAACTTATGGAGAAACAATAATAGATTATAGAGATAAATTTGGTAAAGAAAAAAATGCTTTTGTATTAAATGAAATTAATAGAGAACAATTTATTGAATTATTAAAAGCTGCTATAAAAACAATAAGTTAA
- a CDS encoding DUF1846 domain-containing protein, whose translation MKIGFDHNKYLEEQSKYILERVNNFDKLYLEFGGKLLFDLHAKRVLPGFDENAKIKLLQKLKEKVEVIICVYAGDIERNKIRGDFGITYDMDVFRLIDDLRERELEVNSVVITRYDDQPSTSLFITKLERRGIKVYKHRATKGYPTDVDTIVSEEGYGKNPYIETTKPIVVVTAPGPGSGKLATCLSQLYHENKRGNAVGYSKFETFPVWNVPLKHPLNIAYEAATVDLKDVNMIDSFHLEAYGETAVNYNRDIEAFPVLKRIIEKITNKESIYKSPTDMGVNRVGFGITDDEVVREASKQEIIRRYFKTGCEYKKGYVDKETFQRAKLIMEELDLKESDRKVVTASREHLEKQKQACETNELLSSVAMELSNGMIFTGKKSNVLDASSAVLINALKAVAGINDNIHLISPTIIEDITKLKKNTLQSKNLGLDCEEMLIALTISATTNPMAQAALDHLPTLKGAQLHSTTILGKGDEQTLRKLGADVTCDPVFPTENLYYNE comes from the coding sequence ATGAAAATAGGTTTTGATCACAATAAATATCTAGAGGAGCAATCGAAATATATCCTAGAAAGAGTTAATAATTTTGATAAATTATATCTTGAGTTTGGTGGTAAACTGTTATTTGACTTACATGCAAAAAGAGTTTTACCGGGATTCGATGAAAATGCAAAAATCAAATTACTTCAAAAACTAAAAGAGAAAGTTGAAGTTATTATCTGTGTTTACGCTGGAGATATCGAAAGAAACAAAATCAGAGGAGATTTTGGAATTACATATGATATGGATGTATTTAGATTAATTGACGATTTAAGAGAACGTGAATTAGAAGTTAATAGTGTTGTTATAACAAGATACGACGATCAACCGTCTACATCTCTTTTTATAACTAAATTAGAGAGAAGAGGAATTAAAGTTTACAAACATAGAGCTACAAAGGGATATCCAACTGACGTTGATACAATTGTTAGTGAAGAAGGGTATGGTAAAAACCCTTATATTGAAACAACTAAGCCAATTGTTGTTGTTACTGCTCCAGGACCTGGAAGTGGAAAACTTGCTACTTGTTTAAGTCAACTTTATCATGAAAATAAAAGAGGAAACGCTGTTGGGTATTCAAAGTTTGAAACTTTCCCTGTTTGGAATGTACCTTTAAAGCACCCTTTAAATATAGCATATGAAGCTGCAACTGTAGATTTAAAAGACGTTAATATGATTGACTCATTCCACCTTGAAGCATATGGTGAAACAGCTGTTAACTACAATAGAGATATTGAAGCTTTCCCTGTTTTAAAAAGAATAATTGAAAAAATAACAAATAAAGAATCAATCTATAAATCACCAACAGATATGGGTGTTAATAGAGTAGGTTTTGGTATTACTGATGATGAAGTTGTTAGAGAAGCTTCTAAGCAAGAGATAATCAGAAGATACTTTAAAACTGGATGTGAATATAAAAAAGGATATGTTGATAAAGAGACTTTCCAAAGAGCTAAGCTTATAATGGAAGAGCTTGATTTAAAAGAAAGCGATAGAAAAGTAGTTACTGCTTCTAGAGAGCACTTAGAAAAGCAAAAACAAGCTTGTGAAACAAATGAATTATTATCATCTGTTGCTATGGAGCTTTCTAATGGAATGATTTTCACGGGTAAAAAATCTAATGTATTAGATGCTTCATCTGCAGTATTAATCAATGCTTTAAAAGCTGTTGCTGGAATCAACGATAATATCCACTTAATATCTCCAACAATAATTGAAGATATTACAAAATTAAAAAAGAATACGTTACAAAGTAAAAACTTAGGCTTAGATTGTGAAGAAATGCTAATCGCTCTTACAATTTCAGCTACTACTAATCCTATGGCTCAAGCTGCTCTTGACCACCTTCCTACTTTAAAAGGTGCACAGTTACACTCAACTACAATTTTAGGAAAAGGTGATGAGCAAACTCTTAGAAAACTTGGAGCAGACGTTACTTGTGATCCTGTGTTCCCTACTGAGAATTTATATTATAACGAATAA
- the coaBC gene encoding bifunctional phosphopantothenoylcysteine decarboxylase/phosphopantothenate--cysteine ligase CoaBC — translation MKNILIGVTGGIAAYKSANIVSILRKKGYNVKVIMTESATKIITPQTLETLSRNRVVTDMWERNHQIEVEHISLAEWADVFLIAPATYNIVGKVANGIADDMLSTVISACKKPVYFALAMNVNMYENPILKKNIEKLEKLGYQFIESDEGFLACNVNAKGRLKNEMEIVKIIEKNFTTSSLRPLKGKKIIITAGRTEEPLDPIRYFSNRSSGQMGYSLAKVAVDLGADVTLVSGPTNLEIPHGLKEFVRVRSAINMFDAVMERFDSQDIGIACAAVADYRPKEYSKEKIKKADNDLTIVLERNPDILFNMGQKKKHQLLIGFAAETENIVENAKKKLIKKNLDFIVANNAENMQKSTNSIQIIKKNGENISFKEQPKSEIAKYIFDEILKEI, via the coding sequence ATGAAAAATATTTTAATAGGAGTTACTGGAGGAATTGCAGCCTATAAATCAGCTAACATTGTATCAATACTTAGAAAAAAAGGATATAATGTTAAAGTTATAATGACTGAAAGTGCAACTAAAATAATTACTCCTCAAACTTTAGAAACTCTTTCTAGAAATAGAGTAGTGACAGATATGTGGGAAAGAAATCATCAAATTGAAGTTGAGCATATATCTTTAGCTGAATGGGCTGATGTTTTTTTAATTGCTCCAGCTACTTATAATATTGTTGGTAAAGTAGCAAATGGTATTGCAGATGATATGCTTTCTACAGTTATTTCTGCTTGTAAAAAACCTGTTTATTTCGCTTTAGCAATGAATGTTAACATGTATGAAAATCCTATTTTAAAAAAGAATATAGAAAAACTTGAAAAATTAGGTTATCAATTTATTGAATCTGATGAAGGATTTCTAGCTTGTAATGTAAATGCTAAGGGAAGATTAAAAAATGAAATGGAAATAGTTAAAATTATTGAAAAAAACTTTACTACATCTTCTCTTAGACCATTAAAAGGAAAAAAAATTATAATTACTGCTGGTAGAACTGAAGAACCTTTAGACCCAATTAGATATTTTTCTAATAGGTCAAGTGGTCAAATGGGATATTCTTTAGCTAAAGTGGCTGTTGATTTAGGTGCTGATGTCACTTTAGTCTCTGGACCTACAAACTTAGAAATACCTCATGGATTAAAAGAATTTGTAAGAGTTAGAAGTGCTATAAATATGTTTGATGCTGTTATGGAAAGATTTGATTCTCAAGATATAGGAATTGCTTGTGCTGCTGTTGCTGACTACAGACCTAAAGAATATTCAAAAGAAAAAATAAAAAAAGCTGATAATGATTTAACTATTGTTTTAGAAAGAAATCCTGATATTTTATTCAACATGGGACAAAAGAAAAAGCATCAACTTCTTATTGGATTTGCAGCTGAAACTGAAAATATTGTTGAAAATGCTAAAAAAAAGTTAATAAAAAAGAATTTAGATTTTATTGTTGCTAATAATGCCGAAAATATGCAAAAATCTACTAATAGCATACAAATTATAAAGAAAAACGGAGAAAATATAAGCTTTAAAGAACAGCCTAAAAGTGAAATTGCTAAATATATTTTTGATGAAATTTTAAAAGAAATTTAA